The following coding sequences are from one Prochlorococcus sp. MIT 0604 window:
- a CDS encoding biotin--[acetyl-CoA-carboxylase] ligase, whose amino-acid sequence MKVIGSAAKTVFYLKKIQGQYPTWRLHYKIKCKSTENELTKLLEYSEIKKNQPVAIIAREQFSGVGQNSKTWFSPKGGIWLSAAYPIFSKEFASQIFNLSLGIKLCEMLRQENINVCLKWPNDIFFGSKKLIGFLPRVITRGKKIIYVRIGLGMNVLNYTPSEGISLSKVLQTKNINQHYWTAKVLKAFYDSIECNKKKEYVIKSANKFLTKSFLPSGYCPDSWEIKDIDSNGNLRIENESQLKVIRRF is encoded by the coding sequence GTGAAAGTTATTGGATCTGCCGCTAAGACAGTTTTTTATTTAAAAAAAATTCAGGGTCAATATCCAACCTGGAGACTTCATTACAAAATAAAATGTAAAAGTACCGAAAATGAGCTAACAAAATTGCTTGAATATTCTGAAATAAAGAAAAACCAGCCAGTAGCGATAATCGCAAGAGAACAGTTCTCAGGGGTTGGCCAAAATTCAAAAACTTGGTTTTCTCCAAAAGGCGGGATTTGGTTAAGTGCAGCTTACCCAATATTTTCAAAAGAATTCGCAAGTCAAATATTTAATTTGTCTCTAGGTATTAAGTTATGTGAAATGCTTAGACAAGAGAATATAAATGTTTGTTTGAAATGGCCAAATGATATTTTTTTTGGTTCAAAAAAGTTGATTGGATTTTTACCAAGAGTGATAACAAGAGGCAAAAAAATTATCTATGTAAGAATAGGACTTGGAATGAATGTTTTAAATTACACCCCATCAGAAGGTATTTCATTATCAAAAGTACTTCAAACTAAGAATATTAATCAACATTATTGGACAGCTAAAGTTCTTAAAGCTTTTTATGATTCAATTGAATGTAATAAGAAAAAAGAATATGTGATTAAATCTGCAAATAAGTTTCTTACTAAAAGTTTTTTACCAAGTGGTTATTGTCCTGATTCATGGGAAATTAAAGATATTGATTCGAATGGGAATTTAAGAATTGAAAATGAAAGTCAACTGAAAGTAATTAGAAGGTTTTGA
- a CDS encoding ABC transporter ATP-binding protein, with translation MSKKVASLEKISKTYGKDDLTVKALDSINLEIYKGDYLAVMGASGSGKSTAMNIIGCLDRPSKGVYKLNGIPVENLSDDELAEIRNQKLGFVFQQFHLLSDATALENVILPMIYAGIEPEKRLLRGKNALRKVGLSERMNNRPNQLSGGQQQRVAIARAIINNPAILLADEPTGALDSKTTEDVLDLFDKLHESGITIVLVTHEDEVANRAKKIAKFKDGRIVELKVN, from the coding sequence ATGTCCAAGAAAGTCGCAAGTTTAGAAAAAATATCTAAAACATATGGGAAAGATGATCTAACTGTTAAAGCCTTAGACAGCATAAATTTAGAAATTTATAAAGGTGATTATTTGGCTGTAATGGGAGCTAGTGGCTCAGGCAAAAGTACAGCTATGAATATTATTGGATGTCTAGATAGACCATCTAAAGGTGTTTATAAGTTAAATGGTATCCCTGTTGAGAATTTATCTGATGATGAGCTAGCCGAAATACGTAACCAAAAATTAGGCTTCGTTTTTCAACAATTTCATCTTCTTTCAGACGCAACTGCACTTGAAAACGTAATTTTGCCCATGATTTATGCTGGTATTGAGCCTGAGAAAAGATTATTGCGAGGGAAGAATGCCCTAAGAAAAGTTGGCCTTTCAGAAAGAATGAATAATCGCCCAAACCAATTATCCGGAGGTCAACAACAACGAGTTGCCATTGCTAGGGCTATTATCAATAACCCCGCAATTTTGTTAGCAGACGAACCTACTGGAGCACTTGATTCAAAAACCACTGAAGATGTATTAGATCTTTTTGACAAACTGCATGAATCTGGAATAACTATAGTTTTAGTTACGCATGAAGATGAAGTTGCAAACCGCGCAAAAAAAATAGCCAAATTTAAGGATGGAAGAATAGTTGAATTAAAAGTTAATTAA
- a CDS encoding NAD(P)H-quinone oxidoreductase subunit N, whose amino-acid sequence MPNEIFTINLNAQAIIPEAFILLGIVGTLLVDLAGEKTASKWAPIICYLSIGSSLLSLALQWSNPVESAFLGSFNSDNLAIAFRAIIALSTLVSLLISWRYTEQSGSPIGEFAAIVLSATLGAMLLCGSTDLISVFISLETLSVASYLLSGYLKRDPRSSEAALKYLLVGSAAAAVYLYGSSFLYGLSGSTNLTTIGLEIINKPSFITSLALVFVLSTVAFKIAAVPFHQWTPDVYEGSPTPVVAFLSVGSKTAGFAFAIRILSTTFSSFDEEWKLLFTILAILSMALGNVVALAQTSMKRMLAYSSIGQAGFVMIGIVSGTQDGLSAAVLYLAAYLFMNLGAFSCVILFSLRTGSDRILDYSGLYQKDPLITLGLSLCLLSLGGLPPMLGFFGKIYLFFAGWANHQYLLVIVGLVTSVISIYYYISVIKMMVVKEPQEASEIVKTYPEINWGIVGLPPLRIALYTCVAVTALGGILSNPLFKLANTAVSETPFLQDVIAAANNIS is encoded by the coding sequence GTGCCCAACGAAATCTTTACAATTAATTTAAATGCTCAAGCCATTATTCCAGAGGCTTTTATTTTACTAGGTATTGTTGGAACACTTCTTGTAGATTTAGCAGGAGAAAAAACAGCATCAAAATGGGCGCCAATAATTTGCTATTTATCAATTGGTAGCTCTCTTCTTAGCTTAGCCTTGCAATGGAGCAATCCGGTAGAAAGCGCATTCCTTGGATCCTTTAATTCAGATAATTTAGCAATAGCATTTAGAGCGATAATAGCTTTATCAACTTTAGTTTCTTTACTCATAAGCTGGCGTTATACAGAGCAAAGTGGAAGTCCTATTGGGGAGTTCGCAGCGATAGTTCTTTCGGCAACTCTTGGGGCAATGCTTCTGTGTGGATCTACTGACCTTATTAGTGTATTTATATCTCTTGAGACTCTTTCGGTAGCGAGCTATTTACTTTCTGGTTATCTCAAAAGAGATCCAAGAAGTTCAGAAGCAGCTTTAAAATACTTGCTTGTTGGTTCAGCTGCTGCTGCAGTCTATTTGTATGGCTCCTCTTTTCTTTATGGATTAAGTGGTTCAACAAACTTAACAACAATTGGTTTAGAGATTATCAATAAGCCTTCATTCATCACCTCTCTAGCTCTGGTATTTGTTTTATCAACTGTTGCATTTAAAATAGCTGCTGTTCCTTTTCATCAATGGACTCCTGATGTATATGAGGGATCTCCTACACCTGTAGTTGCTTTTTTATCTGTTGGTTCGAAAACAGCAGGTTTCGCATTCGCAATAAGAATATTAAGCACTACTTTCTCTTCTTTCGATGAGGAATGGAAACTTTTATTTACTATTTTGGCCATCTTGAGCATGGCTCTAGGAAATGTTGTAGCTCTAGCTCAAACCTCAATGAAAAGGATGCTAGCTTACAGTTCTATTGGACAAGCTGGATTTGTAATGATTGGAATAGTATCTGGTACACAAGATGGCTTATCAGCTGCTGTGTTGTATTTAGCCGCATATTTGTTTATGAATTTAGGTGCATTTTCATGTGTAATACTTTTCTCATTAAGAACTGGTTCTGACAGGATTCTTGATTACTCAGGACTTTACCAAAAAGACCCTCTCATTACATTAGGCTTAAGCCTTTGTCTTCTATCACTTGGAGGTTTACCTCCAATGTTAGGATTTTTTGGCAAGATATATCTGTTCTTTGCAGGTTGGGCGAATCATCAGTATCTATTAGTAATCGTTGGATTAGTAACTTCAGTTATATCCATTTATTACTACATTTCAGTAATCAAAATGATGGTGGTTAAAGAACCACAAGAAGCTTCTGAAATAGTCAAAACATATCCTGAAATTAATTGGGGAATTGTAGGATTGCCTCCCTTAAGAATTGCACTTTATACTTGCGTTGCGGTAACTGCTCTTGGAGGAATCCTCTCTAATCCTCTTTTTAAATTAGCTAACACAGCAGTTTCGGAAACTCCTTTCTTACAAGATGTTATTGCTGCAGCAAACAATATTTCCTAG